Proteins from one Rosa chinensis cultivar Old Blush chromosome 7, RchiOBHm-V2, whole genome shotgun sequence genomic window:
- the LOC112178530 gene encoding increased DNA methylation 1 — translation MKQKRAFAMVSSSSSTVKPSRFPEEEESVRCWESETASSNRTRPQIQSRSRRGSKTRNINDVLKDERSKISGINRILGTPIPVSNNLTWRLLKSHMRIESFYCTKLHSALNAIHECFEPSKDPYTNRDIAEDIVFDLESDSELNLRGFYTVVLERRDDDDGHEEMVGAATVRINKGVAEVPLVATRPQFRRLGMCRILMNELENRLMELGIER, via the exons ATGAAGCAGAAGCGGGCCTTTGCTATGGTTTCGTCATCGTCGTCTACCGTGAAACCCTCACGCTtccctgaagaagaagaatcagtcCGGTGTTGGGAGAGCGAAACGGCGTCGTCAAACAGAACCCGACCCCAAATCCAATCCAGATCAAGAAGAGGATCGAAAACAAGAAACATCAATGATGtcttaaaagatgaaagatccAAGATTTCTGGGATCAACCGGATTTTGGGGACACCCATTCCCGTGAGCAATAACCTGACATGGAGGCTTTTGAAATCTCACATGCGAATTGAATCTTTTTACTGCACCAAGCTCCACTCCGCTCTCAATGCCATCCACGAGTGTTTCGAGCCTTCCAAAGACCCCTACACCAACAGAGACATTGCTGAGGACATTGTCTTCGACTTGGAATCCGATTCCGAGTTGAATTTGAGAGGGTTTTACACTGTGGTTTTGGAGAGgagggatgatgatgatggtcatGAGGAGATGGTCGGTGCCGCCACGGTGAGGATCAATAAGGGAGTGGCTGAAGTGCCACTCGTGGCGACTAGGCCTCAGTTTAGGAGACTTGGGATGTGCAGGATTTTGATGAATGAGCTCGAAAATCGGCTCATGGAATTAGGCATTGAGAG ataG